A region of Lepeophtheirus salmonis chromosome 13, UVic_Lsal_1.4, whole genome shotgun sequence DNA encodes the following proteins:
- the Arpc4 gene encoding actin-related protein 2/3 complex subunit 4: protein MSATLKPYLLCVKRSLEAAMCLENFNSQKVERHNKPMVEVQESTELLMNPLIISRNEKERTLIEPSINSIRVSIAIKQADEIEKLLCHKFTKFMMRRAENFIILRRKKIEGYDISFLITNFHTEEMYKHKLIDFVIHFMEEIDKEISEMKLCVNSRARICAEEFLKRF, encoded by the exons atG tCGGCCACACTGAAGCCGTATCTTTTATGCGTGAAACGATCCTTGGAAGCAGCCATGTGCTTGGAAAACTTCAATTCTCAAAAG GTTGAGCGTCATAATAAGCCCATGGTAGAAGTACAAGAATCCACGGAGCTTCTTATGAACCCTTTGATCATATCTCGAAATGAAAAGGAAAGGACTCTGATTGAGCCTTCCATTAACTCCATTCGTGTCTCCATTGCTATCAAACAAGCGGacgaaatagaaaaattactttgCCATAAATTTACCAAGTTCATGATGAGAAGAGctgaaaatttcattattcttcgaaggaaaaaaattgagggCTATGACATTAGTTTTTTGATTACGAATTTCCATACTGAGGAAATGTATAAGCACAAATTGATCGATTTTGTGATTCATTTCATGGAGGAAATTGATAAGGAAATCTCGGAAATGAAACTCTGCGTTAATTCAAGAGCGAGAATCTGCGCAGAAGAATTTCTTAAAAGG